One region of Xyrauchen texanus isolate HMW12.3.18 chromosome 11, RBS_HiC_50CHRs, whole genome shotgun sequence genomic DNA includes:
- the nanos3 gene encoding nanos homolog 3: MAFSLFPYFLSFYGSMESKNCDFQPWRDYMGLAEMIRAMQRTPAALSERQVESSRCGDKSEHASATMESPNTPNKRARTAPVRDSRGADLATPGKSISSTPDKKFCSFCKHNGESEAVFASHYLKDRNGDVVCPYLSQYVCPQCGATGAKAHTKRFCPLVDETYSSVYVRSTW; encoded by the coding sequence ATGGCATTCTCTCTGTTCCCGTACTTCCTGTCGTTTTATGGATCTATGGAGTCTAAAAACTGCGACTTTCAGCCCTGGAGAGACTACATGGGATTAGCGGAGATGATCAGAGCGATGCAGCGGACACCTGCGGCACTTTCAGAGCGTCAGGTCGAGAGCTCGCGGTGTGGTGACAAGAGCGAACATGCCTCCGCGACCATGGAGTCTCCAAACACCCCCAACAAGCGTGCGCGTACGGCTCCGGTGAGGGATTCGAGGGGCGCGGACCTCGCGACGCCCGGCAAGAGCATCAGCAGCACACCCGACAAAAAGTTCTGCAGCTTCTGCAAACATAACGGCGAGTCTGAGGCGGTGTTCGCCTCGCATTATTTAAAGGACCGCAACGGAGACGTGGTGTGTCCGTACTTGAGCCAGTACGTGTGTCCGCAGTGCGGGGCCACGGGAGCCAAAGCGCACACCAAGAGGTTCTGCCCACTCGTGGATGAGACTTACAGCTCCGTGTATGTCAGATCGACATGGTGA